In Rhodobacter xanthinilyticus, a single window of DNA contains:
- a CDS encoding aminopeptidase P family protein, giving the protein MFQSFEAKTSPEAGPGRLAALRAEMAREGLAGFIVPRADAHQGEYVAPCDARLAWLTGFTGSAGFCIALGDRAGVFIDGRYRVQVRAEVELGAFTPVNWPEEKPGPWLAAALPQGGRVGFDPWLHTRREIETIEAALKGTGVTLVESANLVDRIWADRPAPPTAPARAHPLEIAGETSAAKRARLAEGLRAAGARAAVLSLSDSIAWLLNIRGADIARNPLMQGFAVLHDDAHLTLFAEGAKVSPALRATLGPEITLRPPEAFAAGLRSLQGPVRVDPASAPVQIARELEEAGVEILWGEDPCILPKAIKNPNEIKGMEAAHLRDGVAMAEFLAWLDAEAPKGGLTEIDVVTALEGFRAATGALIEISFDTICGAGPNGAIVHYRVTEATNRAVTPGEILLVDSGAQYPDGTTDITRTVAVGPVAQEARAPFTRVLKGMIALARARFPRGLAGRDLDALARASLWEAGLDYDHGTGHGVGAALCVHEGPARISRVSEVPLAPGMILSNEPGYYREGAFGIRIENLILVENALPMTGADRRDMLCFRTLSFTPIDRRLILAEMLSAEERAWLDAYHAETLARIGPRVSPATRGWLEAACAPL; this is encoded by the coding sequence ATGTTTCAGAGCTTCGAGGCGAAGACCTCTCCCGAGGCGGGGCCGGGCCGGCTCGCGGCGCTGCGTGCCGAGATGGCGCGCGAGGGGCTGGCGGGCTTCATCGTGCCGCGCGCCGATGCCCATCAGGGCGAATATGTCGCGCCTTGCGATGCGCGGCTCGCCTGGCTGACCGGGTTCACCGGCTCGGCGGGGTTCTGCATCGCGCTCGGCGACCGCGCGGGCGTGTTCATCGACGGGCGCTACCGGGTGCAGGTGCGCGCCGAGGTCGAGCTTGGCGCCTTCACGCCGGTCAACTGGCCCGAGGAAAAGCCAGGGCCCTGGCTCGCCGCGGCGCTGCCGCAGGGCGGGCGCGTGGGCTTCGACCCCTGGCTGCACACCCGCCGCGAGATCGAGACGATCGAGGCGGCGCTCAAGGGCACCGGCGTCACCCTGGTCGAGAGCGCGAATCTCGTCGACCGGATCTGGGCCGACCGCCCGGCGCCGCCCACCGCGCCTGCCCGCGCCCATCCTCTTGAAATCGCGGGCGAAACGAGCGCCGCGAAACGCGCGCGCCTGGCCGAGGGGCTGCGCGCCGCCGGCGCCCGCGCGGCGGTGCTCAGTTTAAGCGACTCGATCGCCTGGCTTTTGAACATCCGCGGCGCCGATATCGCCCGCAACCCGCTCATGCAGGGCTTTGCCGTGCTCCATGACGACGCGCATCTGACGCTCTTCGCCGAGGGCGCGAAAGTCTCGCCCGCGCTGCGCGCCACGCTCGGGCCCGAGATCACCCTGCGCCCGCCGGAGGCTTTCGCCGCCGGGCTGCGCAGCCTGCAAGGCCCGGTGCGGGTCGATCCGGCCTCGGCGCCGGTGCAAATCGCGCGTGAGCTCGAAGAGGCGGGGGTTGAAATCCTCTGGGGCGAAGACCCCTGCATCCTGCCGAAGGCGATCAAGAACCCGAACGAAATCAAGGGGATGGAGGCCGCTCACCTGCGCGACGGCGTGGCGATGGCGGAGTTCCTGGCCTGGCTCGACGCCGAGGCGCCGAAGGGCGGCCTGACCGAGATCGACGTGGTGACCGCGCTCGAAGGCTTCCGCGCGGCCACCGGCGCGCTGATCGAGATCAGCTTCGACACGATCTGCGGCGCCGGGCCGAACGGCGCGATCGTGCATTACCGGGTGACCGAGGCGACGAACCGGGCGGTGACGCCGGGCGAGATCCTGCTCGTCGATTCGGGCGCGCAATACCCCGACGGCACCACCGACATCACCCGCACCGTGGCGGTGGGCCCGGTAGCGCAAGAGGCGCGCGCGCCCTTCACGCGGGTGCTCAAGGGCATGATCGCGCTCGCGCGGGCGCGGTTTCCGCGCGGCCTCGCCGGGCGCGATCTCGACGCGCTGGCGCGCGCGAGCCTGTGGGAGGCGGGGCTCGATTACGACCACGGCACCGGCCATGGCGTCGGCGCGGCGCTCTGTGTGCATGAGGGCCCGGCGCGGATCTCGCGGGTCTCCGAGGTGCCGCTCGCGCCCGGGATGATCCTCTCGAACGAGCCCGGCTATTACCGCGAGGGCGCCTTCGGGATCCGCATCGAGAACCTGATCCTCGTCGAAAACGCCCTGCCGATGACGGGCGCGGACCGGCGCGACATGCTCTGTTTCCGCACGCTGAGCTTCACGCCGATCGACCGGCGGCTGATCCTGGCCGAGATGCTGAGCGCCGAGGAGCGCGCCTGGCTCGACGCGTATCACGCCGAGACGCTGGCGCGGATCGGCCCGCGGGTCAGCCCCGCCACACGTGGCTGGCTAGAGGCGGCCTGCGCCCCCCTCTGA
- a CDS encoding bifunctional enoyl-CoA hydratase/phosphate acetyltransferase, producing MIFESRIWDELEVGQSAELRRLVTADDFYVFAAASGNHNPIHLAQQKQELGTPEKAVAPGMFVASLITSVLGNVLPGPGTLYRAQTLEFHARAHAGEELVAKVTVTAKHDDGTVSLATEVRRLEDGVVIVSGEACVVAPKKRIRYEELEVPGLVVQRHRHFEKLLAVAEPLPALTTAVVCPEADHALEGALIAAEHSILTPVLIGDPDKIAKAAKEIGKSLDAYEILPALSHPLAARMAVDLVNSGRAGAIMKGHLHTDDLLKPMLDKVNGLRIGRRFTHIFVMDVPGVNHPLLVTDAAINIAPDLATKVDIVQNAIDLAISIGIEQPKVGVLSAVETVNPAMPSSIDAALLSKMAERGQIKGGIVDGPLAMDNAVDIGAARTKGLRGAVAGHAEVLVVPGIDAGNMLAKQLAYISHAEGAGIVMGAKVPVILNSRSDSAMARLASAAVAAIHYNRTKGGAK from the coding sequence ATGATCTTCGAGAGCCGGATTTGGGATGAGCTGGAAGTGGGGCAGAGCGCCGAGCTGCGCCGGTTGGTCACTGCGGATGATTTCTATGTGTTCGCGGCCGCCTCGGGCAACCACAACCCGATCCATCTTGCGCAACAGAAACAAGAGCTTGGCACGCCCGAGAAAGCCGTCGCGCCGGGCATGTTCGTGGCCTCGCTGATCACCTCGGTGCTCGGCAATGTGCTGCCCGGGCCGGGCACGCTCTACCGCGCGCAGACGCTCGAGTTCCACGCCCGCGCCCATGCCGGCGAGGAGCTAGTGGCCAAGGTCACCGTCACCGCCAAGCATGACGACGGCACGGTGAGCCTCGCGACCGAGGTGCGCCGGCTCGAGGACGGGGTGGTGATCGTCTCGGGCGAGGCGTGCGTCGTCGCGCCGAAAAAGCGCATCCGCTATGAGGAGCTGGAGGTGCCCGGCCTCGTCGTGCAGCGCCACCGCCATTTCGAGAAACTGCTCGCGGTGGCCGAGCCCTTGCCGGCGCTCACCACCGCGGTCGTGTGCCCCGAGGCCGATCATGCGCTCGAAGGGGCGCTGATCGCGGCGGAACATTCGATCCTGACGCCGGTGCTGATCGGCGACCCCGACAAGATCGCCAAGGCCGCGAAGGAGATCGGCAAATCGCTCGACGCCTATGAGATCTTGCCGGCGCTGAGCCACCCGCTGGCGGCACGGATGGCGGTCGATCTGGTCAATTCGGGCCGCGCGGGCGCGATCATGAAGGGCCATCTGCATACCGATGACCTCCTGAAACCGATGCTCGACAAGGTGAACGGCCTGCGGATCGGGCGGCGCTTCACCCATATTTTCGTCATGGATGTGCCCGGCGTGAACCATCCGCTCCTGGTCACCGATGCCGCGATCAACATCGCGCCCGATCTCGCGACCAAGGTCGATATCGTGCAAAACGCCATCGATCTGGCGATCTCGATCGGCATCGAGCAGCCGAAGGTCGGTGTGCTCTCGGCGGTGGAGACGGTGAACCCGGCGATGCCGAGCTCGATCGACGCGGCGCTTCTGTCGAAAATGGCCGAGCGCGGCCAGATCAAGGGGGGCATCGTCGACGGGCCGCTGGCGATGGACAATGCCGTCGATATCGGGGCGGCGCGCACCAAGGGGCTGCGCGGGGCGGTGGCGGGCCATGCCGAGGTGCTGGTCGTGCCGGGGATCGATGCGGGCAACATGCTGGCCAAACAGCTCGCCTATATCTCCCACGCCGAGGGCGCGGGCATCGTGATGGGCGCCAAGGTGCCGGTCATCCTGAACTCGCGTTCGGATAGCGCGATGGCGCGTCTGGCCTCGGCCGCGGTCGCCGCGATCCATTACAACCGCACGAAAGGCGGTGCGAAATGA
- a CDS encoding FAD-binding oxidoreductase, producing MSTDLTQALAELSALLGARLSATHAERDLHSRSETWFAPAPPDAVAWPETTEEVSAIVKICAAHRLPVVAWGAGTSLEGHALATRGGVCLNMSRMNRVLDVSAEDMLAVVQPGITREELNAELRATGLFFSVDPGANASLGGMAGTRASGTTTVRYGSMRDNVAGLEVVLADGRVIRTGSRAAKSAAGYDLTALMLGSEGTLGIITELTLRLHGQPEAISSAVCAFESLEAAVETVQMTIQMGIPMARIEFVDRTIAQVFNQMNGTHMPEKPHLLIEFHGSEGAVAEDSRRFGEVVAEMGGADFEWATTTEARNRLWKMRHGAYTACLASRPGSMGLVTDVCVPMSRLAEAVEAARDDIAAAGLTGPILGHVGDGNFHAILLLDRDDAEELARAKALAHKLAERALEMGGTITGEHGIGLGKRGLMEAEHGAGWQVMGAIKQALDPLNILNPGKLVPDLPEAAQ from the coding sequence ATGTCGACCGATCTCACCCAAGCCCTGGCCGAGCTCTCCGCGCTCCTCGGCGCGCGCCTGAGCGCCACCCATGCCGAGCGCGACCTTCATTCGCGCTCCGAGACCTGGTTTGCGCCCGCGCCCCCCGATGCGGTGGCCTGGCCCGAGACCACCGAGGAGGTCAGCGCGATCGTGAAGATCTGCGCGGCGCATCGGCTGCCGGTGGTGGCCTGGGGGGCGGGCACCTCGCTCGAGGGCCATGCGCTCGCGACGCGCGGCGGGGTCTGCCTCAACATGAGCCGGATGAACCGGGTGCTCGATGTCTCGGCCGAGGATATGCTGGCGGTCGTCCAGCCCGGGATCACCCGCGAGGAGCTCAATGCGGAGCTGCGCGCGACGGGGCTCTTCTTCTCGGTCGATCCGGGCGCGAATGCGAGCTTGGGCGGCATGGCGGGCACCCGCGCCTCGGGCACGACGACGGTGCGCTACGGCTCGATGCGCGACAATGTGGCGGGGCTCGAGGTGGTGCTGGCGGACGGCCGGGTGATCCGCACCGGCTCGCGCGCGGCGAAATCGGCGGCGGGCTATGACCTGACGGCGCTGATGCTCGGCTCCGAGGGCACGCTTGGCATCATCACCGAACTCACCCTGCGCCTGCATGGCCAGCCCGAGGCGATCTCCTCGGCCGTTTGCGCCTTCGAGAGCCTCGAGGCGGCGGTCGAGACCGTGCAGATGACCATCCAGATGGGCATCCCGATGGCCCGGATCGAATTCGTCGACCGCACCATCGCGCAGGTCTTCAACCAGATGAATGGCACCCATATGCCGGAAAAACCCCATCTTCTCATCGAGTTCCATGGCTCGGAAGGGGCCGTGGCCGAAGACAGCCGCCGCTTTGGCGAGGTCGTGGCCGAGATGGGCGGAGCCGATTTCGAATGGGCCACCACCACCGAGGCGCGCAACCGGCTCTGGAAGATGCGCCACGGCGCCTATACCGCCTGCCTCGCCTCGCGGCCGGGCTCGATGGGGCTCGTCACCGATGTCTGCGTGCCGATGTCGCGGCTGGCCGAGGCGGTCGAGGCCGCGCGCGACGATATCGCGGCGGCGGGGCTGACCGGGCCGATCCTCGGCCATGTCGGCGACGGCAATTTCCACGCGATCCTGCTGCTCGACCGCGATGATGCCGAGGAGCTCGCCCGCGCCAAGGCGCTCGCGCATAAACTGGCCGAACGAGCGCTTGAGATGGGCGGCACGATCACCGGCGAGCACGGCATCGGGCTGGGCAAACGCGGGCTGATGGAGGCCGAACATGGCGCGGGCTGGCAGGTGATGGGCGCGATCAAACAGGCGCTCGACCCGCTCAACATCCTCAACCCGGGCAAACTCGTGCCCGATCTGCCGGAGGCCGCGCAATGA
- the lpxC gene encoding UDP-3-O-acyl-N-acetylglucosamine deacetylase — translation MQTTLVKTVVFEGVGLHSGAPVRMALHPAPADHGIVFRRTDVSGVNPRIPALWDRVTPSKLCTLIENGDGVSVSTIEHIMAAIVGVGLHNALIEIDGPEVPILDGSAAPFVRGMRQAGLRALGGALRAIRVLKPVEVREGEAVARLEPAAALEIDFAIDFADAAIGKQEKRLKMANGAFVRELMDSRTFCRQADVDFMRANGLALGGTYENAVVVDGAKVLSPGGLRHEDEAVRHKMLDALGDLSLAGAPILGRYVGVRAGHAMTNRLLRALFADPSAWEWEACSPLQAHSLPGAGVCRPALAAV, via the coding sequence GTGCAGACGACTCTGGTGAAAACGGTGGTGTTCGAGGGCGTGGGGCTTCACTCCGGCGCGCCGGTGCGCATGGCGCTGCATCCCGCCCCGGCCGACCACGGCATCGTCTTCCGCCGCACCGATGTGAGCGGCGTGAACCCGCGCATCCCGGCGCTGTGGGATCGGGTGACGCCCTCGAAACTCTGCACGCTGATCGAGAATGGCGATGGCGTCTCGGTCTCGACCATCGAACATATCATGGCCGCGATCGTCGGCGTCGGGCTGCACAACGCGCTGATCGAGATCGACGGGCCGGAAGTGCCGATCCTCGACGGCTCGGCGGCGCCCTTCGTGCGCGGGATGCGCCAGGCGGGGCTGCGCGCGCTTGGTGGCGCGCTGCGCGCGATCCGGGTGCTCAAGCCCGTCGAGGTGCGCGAGGGCGAGGCGGTGGCGCGGCTCGAGCCGGCCGCGGCGCTGGAGATCGATTTCGCGATCGATTTCGCCGATGCGGCGATCGGCAAGCAGGAAAAGCGGCTGAAAATGGCCAATGGCGCTTTCGTGCGCGAGCTGATGGACAGCCGGACTTTCTGCCGTCAGGCGGATGTCGATTTCATGCGCGCCAACGGGCTTGCGCTTGGCGGCACCTATGAGAACGCGGTCGTGGTCGATGGCGCCAAGGTGCTTTCGCCGGGCGGGCTGCGCCATGAGGATGAGGCGGTGCGCCACAAGATGCTCGACGCGCTCGGCGATCTGTCGCTCGCCGGGGCGCCGATCCTTGGGCGCTATGTCGGCGTGCGCGCGGGCCATGCGATGACCAACCGGCTCCTGCGCGCGCTCTTCGCCGATCCGAGCGCGTGGGAATGGGAAGCGTGCAGCCCTTTGCAGGCCCATAGCCTGCCGGGCGCGGGCGTGTGCCGGCCGGCTCTGGCGGCGGTCTGA
- a CDS encoding outer membrane protein assembly factor BamD: MAGGRSAAVRVGSLVLIGVLAACSGGKDKEPNLENFTAEEIYKRGEYELEVGNPRRPNTALKYFSEVERLYPYSEWAKRALIMEAYAQHKAKRYEDARASAQRFIDTYPGDEDAAYAKYLLALSYYDQIDEVGRDQGLTFQALQALRDVIEQYPESDYARSAMLKFDLAFDHLAAKEMEIGRYYLKQGNYTAAINRFRVVVEQFQTTTQTPEALMRLVEAYLSLGLRDEAQTAGAILGHNFQSSPFYEDAYKRLKKEGLEPEVKGDNWLTVVYRQVIKGEWL; the protein is encoded by the coding sequence ATGGCAGGCGGCAGATCGGCGGCAGTTCGGGTCGGAAGTCTTGTGCTGATCGGGGTCCTGGCGGCCTGTTCGGGCGGCAAGGACAAGGAGCCCAATCTCGAGAATTTCACCGCCGAAGAGATCTACAAGCGCGGCGAATATGAGCTCGAGGTCGGCAATCCGCGTCGGCCCAATACGGCGCTCAAATATTTCTCCGAGGTCGAGCGGCTTTATCCCTATTCGGAATGGGCCAAGCGCGCGCTGATCATGGAGGCCTATGCCCAGCACAAGGCCAAGCGCTACGAGGACGCGCGCGCCTCGGCGCAGCGGTTCATCGACACCTATCCGGGCGATGAGGACGCGGCCTATGCGAAATATCTGCTCGCGCTGAGCTATTACGACCAGATCGACGAGGTCGGCCGCGATCAGGGCCTGACCTTCCAGGCGCTGCAGGCGCTGCGCGATGTGATCGAGCAATATCCCGAGAGCGATTATGCGCGCTCGGCGATGCTGAAATTCGACCTCGCCTTCGACCATCTGGCGGCGAAGGAAATGGAGATCGGGCGCTATTACCTCAAGCAGGGCAATTACACCGCCGCGATCAACCGCTTCCGCGTGGTTGTCGAGCAGTTCCAGACCACCACCCAGACGCCCGAAGCGCTGATGCGGCTCGTCGAGGCCTATCTCTCGCTCGGCCTGCGCGACGAGGCGCAGACGGCGGGCGCGATTCTCGGCCACAACTTCCAATCCTCGCCCTTCTACGAAGACGCCTACAAGCGCCTCAAGAAGGAGGGGCTGGAGCCCGAGGTGAAGGGCGATAACTGGCTGACCGTGGTCTATCGTCAGGTGATCAAGGGCGAGTGGCTCTGA
- the recN gene encoding DNA repair protein RecN: MLRTLDIRDMLLIDRLELGFGPGLNVLTGETGAGKSILLDSLGFVLGWRGRAELVRAGAAQGEVTAVFELPAGHPAAAALAEAGIPVEEELILRRVNTVEGRKTAWINDRRASGEVLRAVSATLVELHGQQDDGGLLNARGHRALLDAFAGHGALLEAVRAAWGARGAAARRLAAAQAALAAVKGEEEFLRHAVAELDKLAPEPGEEAKLDAERRLMQGAEKIRTDVARAAQILGPEGAEGAMRDADRWLQGAADRAEGRLEAPLAALERALIELGEAAQGVEAALDALSFDPRALEACEERLFAIRAMARKHGVLPDELGTFAEGLRARLAALDAGEGDLAALSAALAEAERAYAEAADRLSAARTEASGRLDAAMAAELAPLKLERAVFATAIAPGEPGPEGRDAVAFTVATNPGAPAGPLNKIASGGELSRFLLALKVVLARGADTLTLIFDEIDRGVGGATADAVGRRLAQLAESAQVLVVTHSPQVAARGAHHFRVQKSVEAGVTTSRVTALGPEERIDEIARMISGAEVSDAARAAAVALIEG, from the coding sequence ATGCTGCGCACGCTCGACATTCGTGACATGTTGCTGATCGACCGGCTGGAGCTCGGCTTCGGGCCGGGGCTCAATGTGCTGACCGGCGAGACCGGCGCGGGCAAGTCGATCTTGCTTGATTCTCTGGGCTTTGTGCTGGGCTGGCGGGGGCGGGCGGAGCTCGTGCGCGCGGGGGCGGCGCAGGGCGAGGTGACGGCGGTCTTCGAGCTGCCGGCGGGCCATCCGGCGGCGGCGGCGCTCGCCGAGGCGGGGATCCCGGTCGAGGAGGAGCTGATCTTGCGCCGGGTGAACACCGTCGAGGGCCGCAAGACCGCCTGGATCAACGACCGCCGCGCCTCGGGCGAGGTGCTGCGCGCGGTTTCGGCGACGCTTGTCGAGCTGCATGGCCAGCAAGACGATGGCGGGCTCTTGAATGCGCGCGGGCACCGGGCGCTCTTGGATGCGTTTGCGGGCCATGGCGCGCTGCTCGAGGCGGTGCGGGCGGCCTGGGGGGCGCGCGGGGCGGCGGCGCGGCGGCTGGCGGCGGCGCAAGCCGCGCTCGCGGCGGTGAAGGGCGAGGAGGAGTTCCTGCGCCATGCGGTGGCCGAGCTCGACAAGCTCGCCCCCGAGCCCGGCGAGGAGGCCAAGCTCGATGCCGAGCGGCGGCTGATGCAGGGCGCCGAGAAGATCCGCACCGATGTCGCGCGCGCGGCGCAGATCCTTGGCCCCGAGGGCGCCGAGGGGGCGATGCGCGACGCCGATCGCTGGTTGCAGGGCGCGGCCGATCGCGCCGAGGGCCGGCTCGAGGCGCCGCTCGCGGCGCTCGAGCGGGCGCTGATCGAGCTTGGCGAGGCCGCGCAGGGGGTGGAGGCGGCGCTCGATGCGCTCAGCTTCGATCCGCGCGCGCTCGAGGCCTGCGAGGAGCGGCTCTTCGCGATCCGGGCGATGGCGCGCAAACATGGCGTGCTGCCCGATGAGCTCGGCACTTTCGCCGAGGGGCTGCGCGCCCGGCTCGCGGCGCTCGATGCGGGCGAGGGCGATCTCGCGGCGCTTTCGGCGGCGCTGGCGGAGGCCGAGCGCGCCTATGCGGAGGCAGCCGACCGGCTCTCGGCGGCGCGGACCGAGGCTTCGGGGCGGCTCGATGCGGCGATGGCGGCCGAGCTCGCGCCGCTCAAGCTCGAACGCGCGGTCTTCGCGACCGCGATCGCGCCGGGCGAGCCCGGCCCCGAGGGGCGCGACGCGGTGGCCTTCACCGTGGCCACCAACCCCGGCGCGCCGGCGGGCCCGCTCAACAAGATCGCCTCGGGGGGGGAGCTCTCGCGCTTCCTCCTTGCGCTGAAGGTGGTGCTCGCGCGCGGCGCCGATACGCTGACGCTGATCTTCGACGAGATCGACCGCGGCGTCGGCGGCGCCACGGCCGATGCCGTCGGGCGGCGCCTCGCGCAGCTCGCCGAGAGCGCGCAGGTTCTCGTCGTGACCCACAGCCCGCAGGTCGCGGCCCGCGGCGCGCATCATTTCCGCGTGCAGAAAAGCGTCGAGGCCGGGGTGACCACCTCGCGCGTCACCGCGCTCGGGCCTGAGGAGCGCATCGACGAGATCGCCCGGATGATCTCGGGCGCCGAGGTTTCGGATGCGGCGCGCGCGGCCGCGGTCGCGCTCATTGAGGGCTGA
- a CDS encoding SgcJ/EcaC family oxidoreductase, whose amino-acid sequence MSIADPQELPRAFASAWGARDARALAALFAADADFLSLTGGIAEGATEIAELFAGELAGAFARARLVTGKTKLRPVGAEVVVLTQRFVLSGLIHEDGSDAGRIGAILSATLGRTAEGWEIVAAQFVPEA is encoded by the coding sequence ATGAGCATCGCTGACCCGCAAGAGCTGCCGCGCGCCTTCGCCTCGGCCTGGGGGGCGCGCGATGCCCGCGCACTCGCCGCGCTCTTCGCCGCCGACGCCGATTTCCTCAGCCTGACCGGCGGCATCGCCGAGGGCGCGACGGAGATCGCCGAGCTCTTCGCGGGCGAGCTGGCCGGCGCCTTTGCCCGCGCCCGCCTCGTCACCGGCAAGACCAAGCTGCGCCCGGTTGGCGCCGAGGTGGTGGTTCTGACGCAGCGCTTCGTGCTCTCGGGCCTCATCCATGAAGACGGCTCCGACGCCGGCCGGATCGGCGCGATCCTGAGCGCGACGCTCGGGCGCACCGCCGAGGGCTGGGAAATCGTCGCGGCGCAATTCGTGCCCGAAGCCTGA
- a CDS encoding acetate/propionate family kinase yields MTRAILTLNSGSSSLKLGLFTEDLGTMAMCHVDRIGRREAAMKIRDAEGRDLPMPDHAPNAFRTNAAALRTALEVFRADFPGLEVVAIGHRVVHGGIKHNHPVRLTEEMMKDLARLAPFAPLHQPHNLAGVRAAVDTFPGVPNIACFDTAFHRGHPFVNDTFALPRRYYEKGVRRYGFHGLSYDYISGELARTEPALAAGRVVVAHLGSGASMCAIRNGQSIDSTMGFSALDGLPMGTRTGQLDPGVLLYLMDEEGLDSHQISDLVYKESGLLGMSGVSNDMRTLEGSTDPHAEEAIDYFTFRIRRELGALAAAMGGIDGLVFCGGIGENSANVRARVCEELGWLGIAIDGAKNTTHAREIGTGPVRVLVIPTNEEIVIARAAAAVLETLAA; encoded by the coding sequence ATGACCCGCGCGATCCTGACGCTGAACTCGGGCTCCTCCTCGCTCAAGCTCGGGCTCTTCACCGAGGATCTGGGCACGATGGCGATGTGCCACGTCGACCGGATCGGGCGGCGCGAGGCGGCGATGAAGATCCGCGATGCCGAAGGCCGCGATCTGCCGATGCCGGACCATGCGCCCAACGCCTTTCGCACCAATGCCGCCGCGCTGCGCACCGCGCTCGAGGTGTTCCGCGCCGATTTCCCGGGCCTCGAGGTGGTGGCGATCGGCCACCGGGTCGTGCATGGCGGCATCAAGCACAACCACCCCGTGCGGCTGACCGAGGAGATGATGAAGGATCTCGCGCGGCTTGCGCCCTTCGCGCCGCTCCATCAGCCGCATAACCTCGCGGGCGTGCGCGCCGCGGTCGATACCTTCCCCGGCGTGCCCAATATCGCCTGCTTCGACACCGCCTTTCACCGCGGCCACCCGTTCGTGAACGACACGTTTGCGCTGCCGCGGCGCTATTACGAGAAGGGCGTGCGGCGCTATGGGTTCCATGGGTTGAGCTACGATTACATCTCGGGCGAGCTTGCCCGCACCGAACCCGCGCTCGCGGCGGGGCGCGTGGTGGTGGCGCATCTTGGCTCCGGCGCCTCGATGTGCGCGATCAGGAACGGCCAATCGATTGATTCCACGATGGGATTCTCGGCGCTCGACGGGCTGCCGATGGGCACCCGCACCGGCCAGCTCGACCCGGGCGTGCTGCTCTATCTGATGGATGAGGAGGGGCTCGACAGCCATCAGATCTCCGATCTCGTCTACAAGGAGTCGGGGCTTCTGGGCATGTCGGGCGTGTCGAACGACATGCGCACGCTCGAGGGCTCGACCGACCCCCATGCCGAGGAAGCGATCGATTATTTCACCTTCCGCATCCGGCGCGAGCTCGGCGCGCTGGCCGCCGCGATGGGCGGCATCGACGGGCTCGTCTTCTGCGGCGGTATCGGCGAAAACTCGGCCAATGTCCGCGCGCGCGTCTGCGAGGAGCTCGGCTGGCTCGGGATCGCGATCGACGGGGCGAAGAACACCACCCATGCGCGCGAGATCGGCACCGGGCCGGTGCGGGTTCTGGTGATCCCGACAAATGAGGAGATCGTCATCGCCCGCGCGGCGGCGGCGGTGCTCGAAACCTTGGCGGCCTGA